One genomic segment of [Phormidium] sp. ETS-05 includes these proteins:
- a CDS encoding ATP-binding protein, which translates to MDLQSHRFLSYFEPPQAAELCQLAILERFAPQAVIFEESEIPDSLYLVLEGEVEFSKRIGPQQYQTIALASPDEFFGEFGVLDGQPRSARAIACGPVTLAKIPRDQLMDILDRSPGRVVLKLFGHIIQYLRYTTERYVSQIVHKQKMALVGEMVNTIVHDFKSPFTGIQLSSSMLKEMHPDEETAEWCDLIQAQVMRMSAMAEEVLEFTKGSTVLVKKPLRLSEIIQRFQKLNNVYFSNAKVDFVVEVEDAIIAADENKLMRVWQNIVGNAVDAFENQGGRVSNAVRRRVSIAAVTKDEWVEIKIADNGPGIPEAIRDRLFEPFVTFGKRSGTGLGTAIAKSIIDAHGGQIWFESSAESGTTFYIILPLFQESTPISNPID; encoded by the coding sequence ATGGATCTGCAATCACACCGGTTTTTATCGTATTTTGAGCCACCGCAAGCGGCAGAACTTTGTCAACTGGCAATTCTGGAAAGATTTGCACCACAAGCGGTGATTTTTGAAGAAAGCGAAATCCCCGATTCCTTATATCTGGTTTTGGAAGGGGAAGTGGAGTTCAGCAAGCGGATCGGTCCGCAACAATATCAAACGATTGCTTTGGCGAGTCCTGATGAGTTTTTCGGGGAGTTCGGCGTTTTGGACGGACAACCCCGCAGTGCTAGAGCGATCGCTTGCGGACCCGTTACCTTGGCGAAGATTCCCAGGGACCAGCTTATGGATATTTTAGACCGCTCTCCTGGTCGGGTGGTGTTGAAATTGTTTGGCCATATCATTCAATATCTACGCTATACCACGGAGCGATATGTAAGCCAGATCGTACATAAGCAAAAAATGGCTTTGGTCGGGGAAATGGTTAATACCATTGTTCACGATTTCAAAAGCCCTTTTACGGGGATTCAGCTTTCTAGTTCTATGCTGAAAGAAATGCACCCGGATGAGGAAACTGCTGAGTGGTGCGATTTGATTCAGGCGCAGGTAATGCGGATGTCGGCAATGGCGGAGGAGGTTCTGGAATTTACTAAAGGCAGTACGGTTTTGGTGAAAAAACCTTTGCGGCTATCGGAAATTATCCAGAGATTTCAAAAGCTAAATAATGTTTATTTTAGCAATGCGAAAGTGGATTTTGTGGTGGAGGTGGAGGATGCAATTATCGCCGCTGATGAAAATAAGTTGATGCGGGTTTGGCAAAATATCGTGGGCAATGCGGTGGATGCTTTCGAGAACCAGGGGGGTAGGGTGTCGAACGCCGTCAGGCGTCGCGTTAGCATCGCGGCGGTGACTAAGGATGAATGGGTGGAAATCAAGATTGCGGATAATGGACCGGGTATCCCGGAAGCGATTCGCGATCGCCTGTTTGAACCTTTCGTTACTTTCGGTAAGCGCAGCGGGACTGGCTTGGGGACGGCGATCGCCAAATCGATTATCGACGCTCACGGCGGTCAAATTTGGTTTGAATCTAGCGCCGAGTCTGGCACCACCTTCTACATTATCCTGCCTCTATTCCAGGAATCAACCCCCATATCAAATCCCATAGATTAA
- the ilvB gene encoding biosynthetic-type acetolactate synthase large subunit has protein sequence MQMIDRVSVGRVSGAFALIDSLKRHGVKHIFGYPGGANLPIYDEIYKAEAAGDLQHFLVRHEQGAAHAADGYARATGKVGVCLATSGPGATNLVTGLATASLDSVPLVAITGQVPRGAIGSDAFQEIDIFGITLPIVKHSYLVREARDIPRVVAEAFHLASTGRPGPVLIDIPKDVGVEQFDYIPVEPGTVKLSGYRPTVKGNPRQINLALQLIREAHRPLLYVGGGAIASGAHAEIQELAEHFQIPVTTTLMGKGAFDEHHPLSLGMLGMHGTAYANFAVSDCDLLIAVGARFDDRVTGKLDEFAKSAKVIHIDIDPAEVGKNRKPDVPIVGDVRQVLVDLLRRSHELGNGLPPEQTQAWRDRIEHWREQYPLQEPHPADTLSPQEVIIEIGRLAKKAYFTTDVGQHQMWSAQFLKTGPRQWVSSAGLGTMGYGLPAAIGAKIALHNETVICISGDGSFQMNIQELGTIAQYNIGVKAVILNNGWLGMVRQWQETFYDKHYEATDLTKGSPDFAKLAEVYGIKGITVRSREELNAAVATFLAHPGPVIMDVRVQREENCYPMVAPGKTNTEMMGLPNIPTAEAMPHQCPNCGTHNPASHKCCSECGTKL, from the coding sequence ATGCAGATGATAGACAGAGTGTCAGTGGGAAGAGTATCCGGCGCTTTTGCCCTGATTGATAGCTTGAAACGCCACGGAGTCAAGCATATTTTCGGATATCCCGGTGGGGCAAATCTGCCCATTTACGATGAAATCTACAAGGCAGAAGCGGCGGGAGATTTGCAGCATTTTCTAGTCAGGCACGAACAGGGAGCCGCCCACGCCGCTGATGGCTACGCCCGCGCTACAGGGAAAGTGGGGGTTTGCTTAGCCACCTCTGGACCGGGAGCAACTAATTTAGTCACGGGGTTAGCCACCGCCAGCCTGGACTCGGTGCCCCTCGTAGCCATTACCGGTCAGGTGCCCCGGGGCGCGATCGGCTCTGACGCCTTCCAAGAAATCGATATTTTCGGGATTACTTTGCCGATTGTCAAACATTCCTATTTAGTGCGCGAAGCCCGAGACATCCCCCGCGTCGTTGCCGAAGCCTTCCACCTCGCTAGTACCGGCAGACCCGGCCCGGTTTTGATTGATATCCCCAAGGATGTGGGGGTGGAGCAGTTTGATTATATCCCCGTGGAGCCGGGAACCGTGAAACTATCGGGATACCGTCCCACGGTGAAAGGAAATCCCCGGCAAATTAATTTGGCTCTGCAACTGATTCGGGAAGCCCATCGACCCTTACTGTATGTGGGTGGTGGCGCGATCGCCTCTGGGGCCCACGCCGAAATCCAAGAACTGGCCGAACATTTCCAAATCCCCGTCACCACCACCCTGATGGGGAAAGGTGCCTTTGACGAACATCACCCCTTATCTCTGGGGATGCTGGGGATGCACGGCACCGCTTATGCTAACTTTGCCGTCAGTGACTGCGACTTGCTCATCGCCGTAGGGGCCCGCTTCGATGACCGCGTGACCGGGAAACTCGATGAGTTCGCCAAGAGCGCCAAAGTAATTCACATCGATATCGACCCCGCCGAAGTAGGCAAAAACCGCAAACCGGACGTGCCCATTGTGGGTGATGTGCGGCAAGTCTTGGTGGACCTGTTGCGCCGCAGCCACGAATTAGGCAACGGTTTGCCTCCCGAACAAACCCAAGCATGGCGCGATCGGATTGAACATTGGCGCGAGCAATATCCCCTGCAAGAACCCCACCCTGCCGACACCCTCTCCCCCCAAGAAGTGATTATAGAAATTGGCCGTCTCGCCAAAAAAGCCTATTTCACCACCGACGTGGGGCAACACCAAATGTGGTCCGCCCAGTTCCTCAAAACCGGACCGCGCCAGTGGGTTTCCAGTGCCGGTTTGGGCACAATGGGTTATGGTTTGCCCGCCGCCATTGGCGCCAAAATCGCCCTGCATAATGAAACCGTCATTTGTATCAGCGGCGATGGCAGTTTCCAGATGAACATCCAGGAACTAGGGACGATCGCCCAATATAATATCGGCGTCAAAGCCGTTATCCTCAATAACGGCTGGTTGGGGATGGTGCGCCAATGGCAAGAGACCTTCTACGATAAACATTACGAAGCCACGGACCTGACAAAAGGCAGCCCCGATTTTGCCAAACTCGCCGAAGTCTATGGCATCAAGGGGATAACCGTGCGGTCTCGGGAGGAATTAAATGCGGCAGTAGCCACCTTCCTCGCCCACCCCGGACCCGTGATTATGGATGTGCGGGTGCAGCGGGAAGAAAACTGCTATCCAATGGTGGCTCCCGGCAAAACCAACACGGAAATGATGGGTTTGCCTAACATCCCCACCGCAGAGGCGATGCCCCACCAGTGTCCCAACTGCGGCACCCACAACCCTGCTAGCCACAAGTGCTGCTCTGAATGTGGCACTAAGCTGTAA